The following coding sequences lie in one Prosthecobacter vanneervenii genomic window:
- a CDS encoding DUF58 domain-containing protein — MPDTLEREDLFDATFLDRLRVLALRLRKRRQLMRRGSQSTPATGFTREFKDYRHYTPREDYRAIDWRLYARLDKLFVRLYEETQELNVHILLDTSTSMAQPFTEKRRQALRFAVALAYLALSAQQRVSLYSMSSGVHVELPPLRGQGNIEKVIQAVLKLKFEGLTDMKRCFEEFRPSRQRYGIIFIISDFFGREIGSATEAVARVSAWPGENHFLQIVHPEERQPQIEGELELTEVETGERRRFWLTRRDVQRYVETFDAFVENLARECAGHRVDFMQVGSDEPFEDRFLDLLARGSALSGGA, encoded by the coding sequence ATGCCCGACACCCTCGAACGCGAAGACCTCTTTGACGCCACCTTTCTGGACCGGCTGCGGGTGCTGGCGCTGCGGCTGCGGAAGAGGCGGCAGCTCATGCGGCGGGGCTCGCAGTCCACACCGGCCACGGGTTTCACACGCGAGTTCAAAGACTACCGCCATTACACCCCGCGAGAGGACTACCGCGCCATCGACTGGCGTCTCTACGCTCGTTTGGACAAGCTCTTTGTGCGTCTCTATGAGGAGACACAGGAGCTGAATGTGCACATCCTGCTGGATACCAGCACCTCGATGGCGCAGCCCTTCACGGAGAAGAGGCGGCAGGCGTTGCGCTTTGCCGTGGCGCTGGCCTACCTGGCGCTCAGTGCGCAGCAGCGTGTGAGCCTTTACTCCATGAGCAGCGGCGTGCATGTGGAGCTGCCTCCGCTGCGCGGGCAGGGCAACATCGAGAAGGTGATCCAGGCCGTGCTGAAGCTGAAGTTTGAAGGCCTCACCGACATGAAGCGCTGCTTTGAGGAGTTCCGCCCCAGCCGCCAGCGCTACGGCATCATCTTCATCATCAGCGACTTCTTTGGCCGCGAGATCGGCAGCGCCACGGAGGCCGTGGCCCGTGTGTCCGCATGGCCGGGGGAAAATCACTTTCTGCAGATCGTGCACCCCGAGGAGCGCCAGCCGCAGATCGAGGGCGAACTGGAGCTGACCGAGGTGGAGACCGGCGAGCGCCGCCGCTTCTGGCTCACCCGCCGCGATGTGCAGCGCTACGTGGAAACCTTTGACGCTTTTGTGGAAAATCTCGCACGCGAGTGCGCCGGCCACCGCGTGGACTTCATGCAGGTGGGCAGCGACGAGCCCTTCGAAGACCGCTTCCTTGATCTCCTGGCGCGCGGCTCTGCTCTCTCCGGCGGCGCATGA